One stretch of Macaca nemestrina isolate mMacNem1 chromosome 17, mMacNem.hap1, whole genome shotgun sequence DNA includes these proteins:
- the LOC139359576 gene encoding TBC1 domain family member 3L-like isoform X1: MIIIEDADSLRAQERENIIMNYEKGHRAGLPDDMRPEPVGIYNNIDRFGIMHETELPPATAREAKQMRREITQKSKWMEMLRQWETYKNSKKLIDRVYKGIPMNFRGQVWSVLLNIQEVKWKNPRTYKVMKEKGKRSSKHIHQIDVDVSRTLRTHIFFRDRYGAKQRELFYILLAYLEYNPEVGYCRDLSHIAALFLLYLPEEDAFWALVQLLASERHSLQGFHSPNGGTVQGLQDHQEHVVPASQPKTMWRLDKEGLFTQSSSLGWLLQMLNDGISLGLILRLWDVYLLEGEQVLMPMTSIAFKVQRKRLMKTSRCGLWTRFRNQFFHTWELDDDSVLKHLRASMKKLTRKQGDLSPPAKPKQGSSTPRPVLASHGRMTLRKGDRQAPPGPPARFQRPIWLVSPPWAPRYSTSCPGGAVREDTYPVGTWGVPSPAPAQERSQGSWRFLEWNSMPRLPTDVDVGGPWFPHYDFEQSCWVRVPSECVLDSPGTVGQGQLEKPTGTLTPGPAQAHQD; encoded by the exons ATGATAATCATAGAGGATGCAGATAGTTTGCGGGCACAGGAGCGAGAGAACATCATCATGAACTATGAGAAG GGACACCGAGCTGGGCTGCCAGACGACATGAGGCCTGAGCCTGTTGGAATCTACAACAACATTGATCGCTTTGGGATTATGCA TGAGacagagctgcctcctgccactgctcgggaggctaag CAAATGCGGCGGGAGATAACACAAAAGAGCAAGTGGATGGAAATGCTGCGACAATGGGAGACATATAAGAACAGTAAAAAG CTGATAGATCGAGTATATAAGGGCATTCCCATGAACTTCAGGGGCCAAGTGTGGTCGGTCCTGCTGAACATACAGGAAGTCAAGTGGAAAAACCCCAGAACATACAAG GTCATGaaggagaagggcaagaggtCATCTAAACACATCCACCAGATCGATGTGGACGTGAGCAGGACATTAAGGACTCACATCTTCTTCAGGGATCGCTACGGAGCCAA gcAGCGGGAACTATTCTACATCCTCCTGGCATATTTGGAGTATAACCCG GAGGTGGGCTACTGCAGGGACCTGAGCCACATCGCGGCCTTGTTTCTCCTTTATCTGCCTGAGGAGGATGCATTCTGGGCACTGGTGCAGCTGCTGGCCAGTGAGAGGCACTCCCTGCAAG GATTCCACAGCCCAAATGGCGGGACAGTCCAGGGGCTCCAAGACCATCAGGAGCATGTGGTCCCCGCATCACAACCCAAGACCATGTGGCGTCTG GACAAGGAAGGTCTTTTCACGCAGAGTTCCTCATTAGGCTGGCTTCTCCAGATGTTGAATGACGGG ATCTCTCTTGGGCTCATCCTGCGCCTATGGGACGTGTATTTGCTGGAAGGAGAACAGGTGTTGATGCCGATGACAAGCATTGCCTTTAAAGTTCAGAGGA AGCGCCTCATGAAGACATCCAGGTGTGGCCTGTGGACACGGTTTCGGAACCAGTTCTTCCATACCTGGGAGTTGGATGATGACTCTGTGCTCAAGCATCTTAGGGCCTCTATGAAGAAACTAACAAGGAAGCAAGGGGACCTGTCACCCCCAG ccAAACCCAAGCAAGGGTCCTCAACACCCAGGCCTGTGCTGGCTTCACATGGCAGGATGACCCTCCGCAAGGGGGACAGAcaggcccctccaggcccaccaGCCCGGTTCCAGCGGCCCATTTGGCTAGTTTCCCCACCATGGGCACCTCGTTATTCCACATCCTGTCCTGGTGGGGCTGTCCGGGAAGACACCTACCCTGTGGGCACTTGGGgtgtgcccagcccagccccggcTCAGGAAAGATCTCAGGGTTCCTGGAGATTCCTGGAGTGGAACTCGATGCCCCGGCTCCCGACGGACGTGGATGTAGGGGGCCCTTGGTTCCCCCATTATGATTTCGAACAGAGCTGTTGGGTGCGTGTCCCTTCTGAATGTGTCCTGGACAGCCCCGGGACTGTGGGACAGGGCCAGCTCGAGAAGCCCACGGGGACCCTGacaccaggccctgcccaggcccATCAGGACTGA
- the LOC139359576 gene encoding TBC1 domain family member 3B-like isoform X2 yields the protein MMPTLLGTGDSRHLCRMIIIEDADSLRAQERENIIMNYEKGHRAGLPDDMRPEPVGIYNNIDRFGIMHETELPPATAREAKQMRREITQKSKWMEMLRQWETYKNSKKLIDRVYKGIPMNFRGQVWSVLLNIQEVKWKNPRTYKVMKEKGKRSSKHIHQIDVDVSRTLRTHIFFRDRYGAKQRELFYILLAYLEYNPEVGYCRDLSHIAALFLLYLPEEDAFWALVQLLASERHSLQGFHSPNGGTVQGLQDHQEHVVPASQPKTMWRLDKEGLFTQSSSLGWLLQMLNDGISLGLILRLWDVYLLEGEQVLMPMTSIAFKVQRKRLMKTSRCGLWTRFRNQFFHTWELDDDSVLKHLRASMKKLTRKQGDLSPPAKPKQGSSTPRPVLASHGRMTLRKGDRQAPPGPPARFQRPIWLVSPPWAPRYSTSCPGGAVREDTYPVGTWGVPSPAPAQERSQGSWRFLEWNSMPRLPTDVDVGGPWFPHYDFEQSCWVRNGTVPQEDQLATCWQVEHPVEGVRLIFTALSHSVDMDFQPCTAPSTDSNQDTPVAARDEQQRAPTSGPCLCRLYLENSQFPPGF from the exons ATGATGCCCACCCTGCTTGGGACTGGAGACTCCAGACACTTATGCAG GATGATAATCATAGAGGATGCAGATAGTTTGCGGGCACAGGAGCGAGAGAACATCATCATGAACTATGAGAAG GGACACCGAGCTGGGCTGCCAGACGACATGAGGCCTGAGCCTGTTGGAATCTACAACAACATTGATCGCTTTGGGATTATGCA TGAGacagagctgcctcctgccactgctcgggaggctaag CAAATGCGGCGGGAGATAACACAAAAGAGCAAGTGGATGGAAATGCTGCGACAATGGGAGACATATAAGAACAGTAAAAAG CTGATAGATCGAGTATATAAGGGCATTCCCATGAACTTCAGGGGCCAAGTGTGGTCGGTCCTGCTGAACATACAGGAAGTCAAGTGGAAAAACCCCAGAACATACAAG GTCATGaaggagaagggcaagaggtCATCTAAACACATCCACCAGATCGATGTGGACGTGAGCAGGACATTAAGGACTCACATCTTCTTCAGGGATCGCTACGGAGCCAA gcAGCGGGAACTATTCTACATCCTCCTGGCATATTTGGAGTATAACCCG GAGGTGGGCTACTGCAGGGACCTGAGCCACATCGCGGCCTTGTTTCTCCTTTATCTGCCTGAGGAGGATGCATTCTGGGCACTGGTGCAGCTGCTGGCCAGTGAGAGGCACTCCCTGCAAG GATTCCACAGCCCAAATGGCGGGACAGTCCAGGGGCTCCAAGACCATCAGGAGCATGTGGTCCCCGCATCACAACCCAAGACCATGTGGCGTCTG GACAAGGAAGGTCTTTTCACGCAGAGTTCCTCATTAGGCTGGCTTCTCCAGATGTTGAATGACGGG ATCTCTCTTGGGCTCATCCTGCGCCTATGGGACGTGTATTTGCTGGAAGGAGAACAGGTGTTGATGCCGATGACAAGCATTGCCTTTAAAGTTCAGAGGA AGCGCCTCATGAAGACATCCAGGTGTGGCCTGTGGACACGGTTTCGGAACCAGTTCTTCCATACCTGGGAGTTGGATGATGACTCTGTGCTCAAGCATCTTAGGGCCTCTATGAAGAAACTAACAAGGAAGCAAGGGGACCTGTCACCCCCAG ccAAACCCAAGCAAGGGTCCTCAACACCCAGGCCTGTGCTGGCTTCACATGGCAGGATGACCCTCCGCAAGGGGGACAGAcaggcccctccaggcccaccaGCCCGGTTCCAGCGGCCCATTTGGCTAGTTTCCCCACCATGGGCACCTCGTTATTCCACATCCTGTCCTGGTGGGGCTGTCCGGGAAGACACCTACCCTGTGGGCACTTGGGgtgtgcccagcccagccccggcTCAGGAAAGATCTCAGGGTTCCTGGAGATTCCTGGAGTGGAACTCGATGCCCCGGCTCCCGACGGACGTGGATGTAGGGGGCCCTTGGTTCCCCCATTATGATTTCGAACAGAGCTGTTGGGTGCGT AATGGCACCGTACCCCAGGAAGACCAGCTGGCCACCTGCTGGCAGGTGGAACACCCTGTGGAGGGGGTGAGATTGATTTTCACTGCACTGAGCCACAGTGTGGACATGGACTTCCAGCCCTGCACTGCACCCAGCACTGATTCCAACCAGGACACCCCCGTCGCAGCTAGGGACGAGCAGCAGCgcgctcccacctcagggccttgccTCTGCCGCCTCTACTTGGAAAATTCTCAGTTCCCTCCAGGCTTCTAG